A DNA window from Anaerocolumna sp. AGMB13020 contains the following coding sequences:
- a CDS encoding DUF5680 domain-containing protein produces the protein MNFQEKLTLLRKKFKMSQENLAEKVGLSRQAVAKWETGNSLPDINNLIALSRLFGISIDSMVKSEEGDCAILFGKEDILESDKMLDFLLRAKKATYAGYGPEGSASRPSSHDIVYEEGEYFYYDTYLGGEKFAGEEGVWISQNPVWAMNYSGRVLSQEFSGDFLKRALSHPSKELPYRGPLLFTEEEYTYHSTSLGDLNWFQGAEEIFYQGSKVYECVFHGGAIR, from the coding sequence ATGAATTTTCAGGAAAAACTTACATTATTAAGAAAGAAATTTAAAATGTCCCAGGAAAACCTGGCTGAAAAGGTGGGACTTTCAAGACAGGCAGTTGCAAAATGGGAAACAGGTAACTCTCTGCCGGATATTAACAACTTAATAGCTTTGAGCAGATTATTCGGTATATCAATAGATAGTATGGTCAAATCCGAAGAAGGTGACTGTGCGATTCTCTTCGGTAAAGAAGATATCCTCGAAAGCGATAAAATGCTTGATTTTCTGTTACGGGCGAAAAAAGCCACCTATGCCGGTTATGGACCCGAAGGTTCTGCTTCAAGGCCATCTTCTCATGATATCGTTTATGAAGAAGGTGAGTATTTTTATTATGATACTTATCTTGGCGGAGAAAAATTCGCAGGTGAAGAAGGAGTCTGGATTAGTCAGAATCCGGTGTGGGCAATGAACTATTCGGGCAGGGTTCTTAGTCAGGAGTTTTCTGGAGATTTTCTTAAGAGGGCTTTATCACATCCTTCAAAAGAGTTGCCTTACAGAGGTCCCCTGCTGTTTACCGAGGAGGAATATACTTATCATTCCACCAGTTTAGGTGATCTAAACTGGTTTCAGGGAGCAGAGGAAATCTTCTATCAGGGAAGCAAGGTGTATGAGTGTGTTTTTCATGGCGGGGCCATACGCTAG
- a CDS encoding GyrI-like domain-containing protein, translating to MNLQHIVKEAFEVIGIEGTGDSSEGYLWVPPLWKEANDKFNEISDVVKLEADGRLAGVWGAMSDIDYNFKPWDIRGKYLAGCEVTEGAAVPEGWVKWKVPSFRYVTAECNSLEYGKVFQYILKEYFMEKGLTLAGAVHEYYPEPGNTEKLCLYFPIEKL from the coding sequence ATGAACCTGCAACATATTGTAAAAGAAGCTTTTGAAGTAATTGGAATAGAAGGAACCGGAGATTCCTCAGAAGGATATCTCTGGGTACCACCTTTGTGGAAAGAAGCGAATGATAAGTTTAATGAAATCTCAGATGTGGTAAAATTAGAAGCAGACGGACGTTTAGCCGGTGTTTGGGGTGCTATGAGTGATATTGATTATAATTTTAAGCCCTGGGATATTAGAGGAAAGTATCTCGCAGGCTGTGAAGTCACAGAAGGAGCGGCAGTACCGGAAGGCTGGGTCAAATGGAAAGTACCTTCTTTTCGATATGTCACAGCAGAATGTAATAGTTTGGAGTATGGAAAAGTTTTTCAATATATACTCAAGGAGTATTTTATGGAAAAAGGATTGACTCTGGCAGGAGCAGTTCATGAATACTATCCGGAACCAGGAAACACTGAGAAATTATGTCTATATTTCCCTATAGAAAAACTTTAA
- a CDS encoding MarR family transcriptional regulator — protein sequence MEMLQTDIINDFIKMTERIANGKINTLELGPEDMTFYRGEIHMIKMVGDQPGIFISEMARNFNITRAVVAKTVRKLEERGFLNKIEDAEDKKRICLFLTEKGERAYLLHKAYHEKYDSPLFNYLGELKEHDLKVIQEFLKHANSLVENHF from the coding sequence ATGGAAATGCTGCAAACGGATATCATTAACGATTTTATTAAGATGACAGAACGTATTGCCAATGGCAAAATAAACACCTTGGAGCTTGGGCCGGAGGACATGACCTTCTACCGTGGTGAAATTCATATGATTAAGATGGTTGGAGATCAACCGGGAATCTTTATTTCAGAAATGGCACGTAATTTTAACATTACCCGAGCAGTGGTCGCAAAAACGGTACGTAAGTTAGAGGAGCGAGGATTCCTGAACAAGATAGAGGATGCAGAAGATAAAAAGAGAATATGCTTATTCTTAACAGAGAAAGGCGAGAGAGCTTACTTGCTGCATAAAGCTTATCATGAAAAATATGACAGCCCATTATTTAATTATCTGGGAGAGTTGAAGGAACATGACCTTAAAGTGATACAGGAATTTCTAAAACATGCGAACAGCCTGGTAGAAAATCATTTTTAA
- a CDS encoding class I SAM-dependent methyltransferase produces MYKPKENPSLYFNILHQKRVAELLLAAIRSDLFSYLETYSAPKEVSRHTGLNERNLKLVLNALSAAGFLEKSGEQYRNTSQSNEFLNKCSEVYIGETILYRENMMSLSNLEERLRNGPDPVVQSNNKGVEVYDFYEAARVGIPEMYTGRVQSFIRNVKEVFGQSSPQKVLDLGGGNGVMTMELLAEYPACRGVIFEHPSVAKLPGQLAAERKLTNRIEVREGDFNLDHIGSGYDLLLASGILDFAKDHLEELMGKLTKALTPDGILYLVTNEISEDFQTPPQSILGWLSSHLDGLDLLLSANTIRAQLMKHNFVKINVIGIDGAYSSLQGEFYRKGDKL; encoded by the coding sequence ATGTATAAGCCCAAAGAAAATCCCAGTCTGTATTTCAATATACTGCATCAGAAGAGAGTAGCAGAATTGCTGCTGGCAGCAATTCGTTCTGATTTGTTTTCGTATCTTGAAACTTATTCTGCTCCAAAGGAGGTTTCCCGGCATACCGGCCTTAACGAGCGCAATTTGAAGTTGGTACTCAATGCACTGTCAGCTGCAGGTTTCCTTGAAAAGTCTGGAGAGCAATACCGAAATACATCTCAGAGCAATGAATTTTTGAACAAATGCAGTGAGGTTTATATAGGTGAAACAATTCTTTACAGAGAGAATATGATGTCGCTATCAAATTTGGAGGAACGCTTAAGGAACGGTCCCGATCCGGTGGTTCAGTCAAATAATAAAGGAGTTGAAGTTTATGACTTTTATGAAGCGGCACGGGTTGGAATTCCGGAAATGTATACAGGACGGGTTCAGTCTTTTATTAGAAATGTTAAAGAAGTCTTCGGTCAATCCTCCCCGCAAAAAGTTCTTGATCTTGGAGGCGGTAATGGCGTTATGACCATGGAACTCTTAGCGGAGTATCCTGCTTGCAGAGGTGTAATATTTGAACATCCAAGTGTCGCAAAGCTTCCAGGACAGCTGGCAGCTGAGAGAAAACTGACAAATCGCATTGAAGTCAGAGAGGGAGATTTTAACCTGGACCATATAGGAAGCGGATATGATTTGCTTCTGGCTTCCGGAATACTGGATTTTGCAAAAGATCATCTGGAGGAGCTTATGGGAAAATTAACGAAAGCTCTCACCCCGGATGGTATCTTATATTTGGTGACCAATGAAATATCAGAGGATTTTCAGACACCTCCCCAAAGCATACTGGGATGGCTGTCAAGCCATCTGGATGGTCTGGATCTGCTGCTTAGTGCAAATACCATAAGAGCTCAGCTTATGAAGCATAATTTTGTTAAGATAAATGTAATTGGGATTGACGGTGCCTATAGCAGTCTGCAAGGCGAATTTTACAGAAAAGGAGATAAGTTATAA
- a CDS encoding InlB B-repeat-containing protein → MRKKKIGIFMLSAILLGVFLIIGCARKNIIVSAAETEKTYTVSLDPQGGTVNGESLPVTIGSTYGTLPVPTKTNYVFKGWYTFPSAGTLIYADKKVTIAKDHTLYAHWSGKEFEITLDLNGGGDSKKATVRYGSKFLNQLPVPVRKEYEFTGWYTDKSGGDKITAGTVYQDNKLKKLYAQWKLKVLKVTFIGFNGESYELDVTCTKTFGTLPVPKREGYTFKGWFTWADYTDSTATPIKSTTMVSEKTPQKLFARWY, encoded by the coding sequence ATGAGAAAGAAGAAAATAGGAATCTTTATGTTATCAGCAATACTATTAGGTGTATTCCTGATAATAGGATGTGCTCGTAAAAATATAATCGTCTCTGCAGCGGAGACAGAAAAGACGTATACTGTCTCTTTAGATCCCCAGGGGGGGACTGTAAATGGGGAATCCCTGCCGGTAACCATTGGTAGTACCTATGGTACCTTACCTGTTCCGACAAAAACGAATTATGTATTTAAAGGCTGGTATACGTTCCCCTCTGCGGGTACCCTGATCTATGCTGATAAAAAGGTCACAATTGCAAAAGATCATACACTTTATGCCCATTGGAGCGGCAAGGAATTTGAAATCACACTGGACTTAAATGGTGGCGGTGACAGTAAAAAAGCGACAGTTCGGTACGGCTCCAAGTTCTTAAACCAGTTACCTGTACCCGTTAGAAAAGAATATGAATTCACCGGCTGGTATACCGATAAAAGCGGCGGGGATAAAATCACAGCCGGCACCGTATATCAGGACAATAAACTTAAGAAACTTTATGCTCAATGGAAATTAAAAGTTCTAAAGGTTACTTTTATAGGCTTTAATGGAGAGTCCTATGAGCTGGATGTTACCTGTACGAAAACCTTTGGAACCTTACCGGTACCAAAAAGAGAAGGCTATACCTTCAAAGGATGGTTTACCTGGGCTGATTATACTGATTCTACTGCAACTCCCATAAAGAGTACTACAATGGTCTCAGAAAAGACTCCGCAGAAGCTTTTTGCAAGGTGGTATTAA
- a CDS encoding DUF2975 domain-containing protein — protein MNSQKFAKWLKIIVFGTGICGIFLYLVLFPEWGRSISVSNPAYSFAYWPWMIFLWISAVPCYLTLICCYHIASEIGSENSFCNKNAEQLRFISLLAAADTVYFFMGNLVFFFLNMSHPGIIFLALIVVFIGIAITVASAALSHLVYKAAKLQEENEYTI, from the coding sequence ATGAATAGTCAAAAATTTGCAAAATGGTTAAAGATTATCGTTTTCGGTACAGGTATCTGCGGTATCTTTTTATATCTGGTCTTATTTCCGGAATGGGGACGAAGTATCTCTGTGAGTAACCCTGCGTACTCTTTTGCTTATTGGCCCTGGATGATATTTTTATGGATATCTGCTGTTCCCTGTTATTTAACTTTAATCTGCTGTTATCACATAGCCTCTGAAATTGGCAGCGAGAACTCTTTCTGCAATAAAAATGCCGAGCAGTTACGATTTATATCTCTCCTTGCTGCTGCGGATACCGTTTATTTCTTTATGGGAAATCTGGTTTTCTTTTTCCTGAATATGAGTCATCCGGGTATTATCTTTTTAGCCTTAATTGTTGTCTTTATAGGTATCGCCATTACTGTGGCTTCCGCTGCTCTTTCCCATCTGGTTTACAAAGCAGCAAAACTGCAGGAAGAAAACGAGTATACCATCTAA
- a CDS encoding saccharopine dehydrogenase family protein, with amino-acid sequence MKEDILKDKIIVVGGYGHVGQILSKELGERYPGKVYAAGRSYEKAEKFAESTNNKVIPMQLDTESAADASQLKEAKVIVMCLDQKNTDFVRLCLTRGIHYVDITANMDFHKKIEELKDAVVINKATAVLSVGLIPGISNLLAARACEEMEETDSVDIAVMLGLGDKHGRAAIEWTINNMYNNFSVIENGKQTEVISFTEGKDFDFGEELGRKKAYRFNFSDQHSLINTLKVPFIKTRLCFDSALSTKLFFIIKKAGIFKFLKYKKIYKGTADLISGFKMGSDKFALKIEAIGRKAGVKVKTEVFFSGRVEADMTAKAAAAVTKELYNTNRPHGVFHINELFTIDILPKQVKEKIILKS; translated from the coding sequence TTGAAGGAAGACATTTTAAAGGATAAAATCATTGTAGTTGGCGGATATGGACATGTGGGTCAGATACTAAGCAAAGAGTTGGGAGAACGGTATCCCGGGAAAGTATATGCAGCAGGTAGAAGTTATGAAAAAGCAGAGAAATTTGCAGAAAGCACAAACAATAAAGTGATTCCGATGCAGCTTGATACAGAGTCAGCAGCCGATGCCAGCCAGCTGAAAGAGGCAAAGGTAATCGTAATGTGTTTGGACCAAAAGAACACGGATTTCGTACGGCTGTGTCTTACTAGGGGAATTCATTATGTGGATATTACTGCGAATATGGACTTTCATAAAAAGATAGAGGAACTAAAAGATGCAGTCGTTATAAATAAAGCAACTGCCGTACTTAGTGTAGGACTGATCCCTGGAATCAGTAATCTCTTAGCAGCAAGAGCCTGCGAGGAAATGGAGGAAACGGATTCGGTGGATATTGCGGTAATGCTGGGTTTGGGAGACAAACATGGAAGGGCTGCCATTGAGTGGACAATAAATAATATGTATAATAACTTCTCAGTCATAGAAAATGGAAAACAAACGGAAGTTATAAGCTTTACGGAAGGTAAAGATTTTGATTTTGGCGAAGAACTTGGAAGAAAGAAAGCTTATCGATTTAATTTCTCCGATCAGCACAGTCTTATCAATACCTTGAAAGTTCCTTTTATTAAGACCAGATTATGTTTTGATTCTGCCTTGAGTACAAAGTTATTTTTTATCATCAAAAAAGCAGGTATATTCAAGTTCCTAAAATATAAAAAAATATATAAGGGCACAGCTGATCTTATATCGGGCTTTAAAATGGGCAGCGATAAATTTGCACTGAAAATTGAAGCAATTGGTAGAAAAGCAGGCGTTAAAGTAAAAACAGAAGTGTTTTTCAGTGGAAGGGTCGAAGCAGATATGACCGCAAAAGCCGCGGCAGCCGTGACAAAAGAATTGTATAATACGAATCGACCACATGGGGTATTTCATATTAATGAGCTTTTTACTATTGATATCTTACCAAAGCAGGTTAAGGAGAAAATAATACTTAAGTCCTGA
- a CDS encoding leucine-rich repeat domain-containing protein gives MNQEIEGSLSIKYQIEDEKTVILSCTGTERYVRLPEDINGNPVVSIAPYSFSSPEDNIRKLKDQKIHEYEIEGIDTPLSVKDIIKGKKLQAIYLPGCLARIGEYAFYNCTELEHINLGEGVIDFGNGAFMNCDSLKELTFRTKYDTPTGLAGFLRELQSELIVTFEGKEEKAVFIFPEYYEESIENTPARVFHYQIHGAGYRYRQCLENGILNVSHYDMLFQAPEIRNESRTALSIALCRLNYPAGLSEHHKQQYINYLRLHKEDTIIRYLEENNTKGLYSLKQVDILTGDMMDFALKASIRLKQPECTAVLLSLGEESRKPAEDKFDF, from the coding sequence ATGAATCAGGAAATAGAAGGTTCACTTAGCATAAAATATCAAATAGAAGATGAAAAAACAGTAATTCTTTCCTGTACTGGAACAGAAAGGTATGTAAGACTTCCAGAGGATATAAATGGTAATCCGGTTGTTAGTATTGCTCCGTACAGTTTTTCTTCACCTGAAGATAATATCAGGAAATTGAAGGACCAAAAAATACATGAGTATGAAATAGAGGGTATTGATACTCCTTTAAGTGTGAAAGACATCATAAAAGGAAAAAAACTTCAAGCAATCTATCTGCCCGGGTGTTTAGCACGGATAGGTGAATATGCTTTCTATAACTGCACAGAACTTGAACATATAAATCTCGGAGAAGGGGTTATTGATTTCGGAAACGGTGCTTTTATGAATTGCGACAGTCTAAAGGAATTGACCTTTCGAACAAAATATGACACCCCTACAGGGCTGGCAGGGTTTTTAAGAGAGCTGCAGAGTGAGCTGATCGTTACTTTTGAGGGAAAAGAGGAGAAAGCAGTATTTATCTTCCCGGAATATTATGAAGAATCTATAGAGAACACACCTGCAAGAGTCTTTCATTATCAGATTCATGGTGCAGGATATCGTTACCGGCAATGTCTGGAGAATGGAATTTTAAACGTATCTCATTATGACATGCTGTTTCAGGCACCGGAAATACGAAATGAAAGCAGAACCGCACTATCTATAGCGCTGTGCCGCTTAAATTATCCGGCAGGTTTGTCAGAACATCATAAACAGCAGTATATCAATTACTTGAGACTACATAAGGAAGATACTATCATCAGGTATTTAGAGGAAAATAATACAAAAGGCCTTTATTCTCTGAAACAGGTAGATATACTTACCGGGGATATGATGGATTTTGCTTTAAAAGCCTCCATCCGTCTGAAGCAGCCGGAATGTACAGCCGTTTTATTGAGTTTAGGGGAAGAAAGCAGAAAACCAGCTGAGGATAAATTTGATTTTTAA
- a CDS encoding MATE family efflux transporter: MKIRKDSRMSITEGVIWKQLLAYFFPLLFGTFFQQLYNTIDAVVVGRYVGKEALSAVGGATGALINVLIGFFIGISSGATVIISQYYGGKKKEEVSRSVHTAIALAVVGGLFIMVIGLIGSPLALKLMGTPPEVYDDALIFIRVYFLGTVFNVVYNMAAGILRAIGDSKRPLYFLIASCGVNIILDLVFVVLFHWGVAGAAAATVVAQLVSAILVCKVLRKTEECYKLYPLQIRFHRDILKRIIHIGLPTGAQSLMYTTSNLFIQSSMNAFGLNVLAAWAAYGKVDGIFWMIMNSFGVSVTTFVGQNYGAGKQARVSKGIRVCLSFAMLSAVFLSLILSIFAADIIGIFNNDAEVIKEGLVILHFLVPTYCTYVLIEILSGALRGMGQSVMPFILTLFGVCVLRVVWLLTAAPAFQDVRAVIFCYPLTWSFTSILYIIYFLYFKKKYGFINNNI, encoded by the coding sequence ATGAAAATCAGGAAAGACTCAAGGATGAGTATTACAGAGGGAGTTATATGGAAGCAGCTGCTGGCGTATTTCTTCCCTCTATTATTTGGAACTTTTTTTCAACAGCTTTATAATACCATTGATGCGGTAGTAGTCGGGCGATATGTTGGAAAAGAAGCTCTCTCTGCCGTCGGCGGAGCTACCGGTGCCTTAATTAATGTACTTATTGGATTTTTTATCGGTATATCCTCAGGGGCAACGGTTATTATATCCCAATATTACGGAGGAAAAAAGAAAGAAGAAGTAAGCAGGTCTGTCCATACAGCCATAGCATTGGCAGTAGTTGGTGGGCTTTTTATTATGGTTATTGGTCTGATCGGTTCTCCTTTGGCACTTAAGCTCATGGGAACACCGCCGGAGGTTTATGACGATGCTTTGATTTTCATCCGTGTTTATTTTCTGGGGACGGTATTTAATGTAGTATATAATATGGCAGCAGGAATTCTAAGAGCGATTGGCGATTCCAAAAGACCTCTGTATTTTCTGATTGCAAGCTGCGGAGTTAATATAATACTTGATTTGGTATTTGTTGTTCTTTTTCACTGGGGAGTTGCAGGAGCAGCAGCAGCCACTGTAGTTGCTCAATTAGTCAGTGCAATACTTGTTTGTAAGGTACTTAGGAAGACAGAGGAGTGCTACAAATTGTATCCTCTTCAAATACGTTTTCACAGAGATATCTTAAAAAGAATCATACATATAGGACTTCCAACGGGAGCACAATCCTTAATGTATACCACCTCCAATCTATTCATACAGTCCAGTATGAATGCATTTGGTCTGAATGTATTGGCAGCCTGGGCCGCGTATGGTAAGGTAGACGGTATATTCTGGATGATTATGAACTCCTTTGGCGTTTCTGTAACTACTTTTGTCGGACAGAATTACGGTGCAGGCAAACAGGCAAGGGTCTCAAAGGGAATCCGTGTATGCCTTAGTTTTGCTATGCTTTCTGCAGTATTCCTAAGTCTGATCTTAAGTATATTTGCAGCAGATATCATTGGGATCTTTAACAATGATGCAGAGGTCATTAAGGAAGGACTTGTGATATTGCATTTCCTGGTGCCAACTTATTGTACCTATGTACTCATAGAGATTTTATCGGGGGCGTTGAGAGGAATGGGTCAATCGGTAATGCCTTTTATACTTACTCTCTTTGGGGTATGTGTATTAAGGGTCGTCTGGCTTCTTACAGCAGCTCCGGCATTTCAGGATGTCAGGGCAGTAATTTTTTGCTATCCTCTGACCTGGTCTTTTACCTCGATTTTATATATTATCTATTTCCTGTACTTTAAGAAAAAATACGGTTTTATCAATAACAACATATAA
- a CDS encoding helix-turn-helix transcriptional regulator, giving the protein MQISRLFEIVYILLDKKSITAGELAERFEVSVRTIYRDIESLSVAGIPIYAERGKNGGIRLMDNYILNKSVLSEQEKKEILAALNGLVQTRVADYSALNKLTSFFGTQSADESNWVSIDFSDWSGKKQAFLELLKTSILNCQVLTFSYYNSSGVQSDRTVYPVQLWFKARTWYLKAFCLDKKAYRTFRLTRIRNVGTTGETFHREELSMKADLAAIQADKKEIADTGIAGYSEQIQGASVAFELWVQREMAYRVYDEFEEEEIRELENGDFLINGYYPMDNWVYGMILSFGDKAKVIRPDFLREEISAIGERIRERNLKSHMEDKS; this is encoded by the coding sequence ATGCAGATCAGCAGATTATTTGAAATTGTATATATACTTCTTGATAAAAAGTCCATAACAGCAGGTGAATTGGCAGAACGGTTTGAAGTATCGGTTCGTACGATATATCGTGATATTGAGAGCTTATCCGTTGCAGGTATACCAATCTACGCAGAACGGGGGAAAAACGGCGGAATCAGGCTGATGGATAATTATATCCTGAATAAATCCGTACTTTCAGAACAGGAGAAGAAAGAAATACTGGCAGCACTAAATGGACTGGTACAGACAAGGGTAGCAGACTATTCGGCATTAAATAAACTGACTTCCTTCTTTGGCACACAAAGTGCTGATGAAAGTAACTGGGTTTCCATTGATTTCTCTGATTGGAGTGGAAAGAAACAGGCATTTCTGGAACTTTTAAAGACAAGCATCCTTAATTGTCAGGTACTTACGTTTTCCTACTATAACTCTTCGGGAGTTCAGTCAGACCGAACCGTCTATCCGGTCCAGCTTTGGTTTAAGGCCAGAACCTGGTATCTGAAAGCCTTCTGTTTGGATAAAAAGGCTTATCGAACCTTTCGCTTAACACGCATCAGGAATGTTGGGACAACAGGAGAGACCTTCCATAGAGAAGAGCTTTCAATGAAAGCTGATTTAGCAGCTATCCAGGCTGACAAAAAAGAAATAGCTGATACAGGTATAGCCGGTTATTCCGAACAAATACAAGGTGCCTCGGTTGCGTTTGAACTCTGGGTTCAAAGGGAGATGGCTTACAGGGTCTATGATGAATTTGAGGAAGAAGAGATCCGCGAACTTGAGAACGGAGACTTTCTGATTAATGGATATTATCCAATGGACAACTGGGTATATGGTATGATATTGTCCTTTGGTGATAAGGCAAAGGTTATTCGTCCTGATTTTCTCCGGGAAGAGATATCAGCCATCGGAGAAAGAATCAGGGAGCGTAATCTTAAGAGTCATATGGAAGACAAAAGCTAA
- a CDS encoding vWA domain-containing protein, producing MGIEEKKETSGVQILSSARTELTVYMRYLDLALSALRFEAKEEIRLVGTDGISLYYEPSLLQEVYQRGRIWVNRIYLHQILHCIYKHPFRPYGSNRRLWDISCDIAMEYMIDSFRYYCVRMAGSRYRRQFYENLKVKLKLPTAQAIYNLLEKTEMSDREYQQLEYEFRIDDHSFWQEKEENQVTLPGSPEKKWEDIKEQLQTNLETQAQDMAEEVEGFLEQLQVENRKKYDYKDFLRKFSVLKEESVIDTDSFDLSFYTYGLSLYGNLPLIEYQETRESKKIEEFVIAVDTSMSCSGELVQEFLMQTYKVLKETESFFRKTNIHILQCDEAIQSDVLISSQEQLISYMEQLELKGGGGTDFRPVFAYVEKLIAEKAFKRLKGLLYFTDGKGIYPRKKPPYDTAFIFLSENYEDTEVPAWAMKLILEPEDLKGKQEM from the coding sequence ATGGGAATAGAGGAAAAGAAAGAAACATCCGGTGTTCAGATATTATCTTCTGCCAGAACAGAATTAACAGTATATATGAGGTATTTGGATCTTGCCCTTAGTGCTCTTAGGTTTGAGGCAAAAGAGGAGATACGGCTGGTGGGTACGGATGGCATATCCCTGTATTATGAGCCCTCTCTCCTACAGGAGGTATACCAAAGAGGACGGATCTGGGTTAACCGCATTTATCTCCATCAGATCCTGCATTGTATCTACAAACATCCTTTTAGACCCTATGGCAGCAATAGGCGGCTGTGGGACATCAGCTGTGATATAGCGATGGAATATATGATTGACAGTTTTCGATATTACTGTGTAAGAATGGCGGGGAGCAGATATCGCAGACAATTCTATGAGAATTTAAAAGTTAAACTCAAGCTGCCGACAGCTCAGGCAATATATAATCTCCTGGAAAAGACGGAAATGTCAGATAGGGAGTACCAGCAGCTGGAGTATGAATTTCGTATAGACGACCATTCCTTCTGGCAGGAAAAGGAAGAAAACCAGGTAACGTTGCCCGGCTCACCGGAGAAGAAATGGGAAGATATCAAAGAGCAGTTACAAACGAATCTGGAAACGCAGGCTCAGGATATGGCAGAAGAGGTGGAAGGCTTTTTGGAGCAGCTTCAGGTGGAGAATCGTAAGAAATATGATTACAAGGATTTTCTGCGTAAATTTTCCGTCCTGAAAGAAGAATCGGTGATTGACACGGATTCCTTTGATTTAAGCTTTTATACTTATGGATTAAGCTTATATGGTAATCTGCCTTTAATTGAATATCAGGAAACCAGAGAAAGTAAGAAAATTGAAGAATTCGTTATAGCGGTGGATACCTCCATGTCCTGTTCTGGGGAATTGGTGCAGGAGTTCCTGATGCAGACCTATAAGGTGTTAAAGGAGACGGAGAGTTTTTTTCGAAAGACCAATATACATATATTACAATGTGATGAGGCCATACAATCAGATGTGCTAATCAGTAGTCAGGAGCAGTTAATCAGTTATATGGAGCAGCTTGAATTAAAAGGCGGCGGCGGAACGGATTTTAGGCCGGTATTTGCCTATGTGGAAAAACTGATTGCAGAAAAAGCCTTTAAGCGTCTGAAAGGATTGTTGTATTTTACGGATGGTAAAGGCATATATCCCAGAAAAAAGCCACCATATGATACAGCTTTTATATTCTTATCAGAGAACTATGAGGATACAGAAGTACCTGCCTGGGCAATGAAACTGATTTTGGAACCGGAAGACTTAAAAGGGAAGCAGGAAATGTAA